One Rhodoferax sp. GW822-FHT02A01 genomic window, GCCGGGCAGATGGCCGGGCAGGTGTCGCAAACCGTGGCTGCGGGCTACATCGCCTCCTATGGGCGCGAGCAGGAGTTGCAGGCCGATGGTCTGGGTGCCGAATACCTGGCACGCAACCACTACGACCCGCACAACATGGTGGACGTGATCACCGTGCTGAAAAACCAGGAGCGCTACGCAGTAGACGTTGCCAAGTCCGAAGGCCGGCCTGCGCCGACTGGCGGCGGTTGGCTGGCATCGCACCCGTCCAATGACCAGCGGCTGCAGCAGATCAAACAGACCGCCGATAGCTACGGCGCCAGCTCCACCTATGCCGATGACGGGCGCAGCCGTTACTTGCAGGTGGTAGCCGGTCTGGCTTTTGGTGAAAGTGCTGATCAGGGGCTGGTGCGCGGGCGCAATTTCTACCATGGTGGTCTGAACATTGCGGTCACGGCTCCGGCCGCGTGGACCATCCAGAACGAGTCGCAACAAGTTGCCTTGGTCAATGCGGCGACCGATGCCGCCCTGTTGATCAAGCCGGTGCCGCCTGCTGTGGGCAAGACCCATGCGGAAGTCATTCGCAACGGCTTCAAGCCCACGCAGGGCAAGAGCGAAGCCACCACGCTCAATGGCTTGCAGGCCACACACTTCACAGGTGTGCGGCAGAACGAGCAAGGTCAGAACCTGGGCCTGGAGTTCACGCTGGTGAGTGGCCCGGAAAACCATATGTATGCGTTGCAGTACGCAGCCAAGGATGCGGCTACGCTGCAGGCCAACCGCAGCGCACTGCGGGAGGCAGAGTCCAGCTTTCGCGCCATGACGGCGCAGGACCGGCAAGCGGCCAAGCCCTGGAGCATCAAGCTGGTGCCCTATCCCAAGGGCGGTTTTGCCGAGCTGGCCAAGCGCTCACCGTTGCCCCATGCGGAGCAGCAGTTGCGCCTGGTCAATGGCTTCTATGGCGGTGGGGAACCCAAGCCGGGGCAACTGGTCAAGCTGGTGGACGCCAGTTGAACCGCGATGGTCCGGTCCTGCACTCTGCAGTCCGGACCATCTGCGCATCAGGCCAGTGTCAGTTCCACTTCGATGTTGCCGCGGGTGGCGTTGGAGTAGGGGCACACCTGGTGGGCGGTGTCGACCAGGTCCTGAGCAACAGCACGGTCCAGTCCGGGCAGGCTGACGACCAGGCGCGCAGCGATACCGAAACCTGCGGGAATGGGGCCGATGTCCACGCTGGCGTCAATGGCGGCGTCGGCAGGCACAGCCACCTTCTTCAGGCTGGCCACGTGCTTGAGGGCACCCATGAAGCAGGCGGAGTAACCGGCGGCAAACAGCTGCTCGGGGTTGGTGCCGGTGCCGGCGCCACCCATGGCTTTGGGCAGGGTCAGCTTGACGTCGAGCAGGCCGTCGTCGGTCACGGAGCGGCCATCCCGTCCGCCAACGGTGTGGGCGTGGGCGGTGTAGAGCACTTTGTCGAGTTTGGTAGGCATGGAAGTTCCTTTGGTTGAGGTGGGTTGAAAAACTAGGCGGACAGGCGCTGGCGTAGCGTCTTGAGCTGCTGGTTCAGCGCCAGCAGCTCGGGGATGTCGCATTGCGCCTGCGCGGCAATGCAGCCGGGAATGGGTTTTGCCTTGGCCTTGAGCGCGCGGCCCTGGGCGGTGAGCTTGATGTGCACGCGGCGCTCGTCACCCGCATCGCGGACCCGGGTGACCAGACCACTGGCTTCCAGGCGCTTGAGCAGCGGCGTGAGGGTGCCGGAATCCAGAAACAGGCGCTCGCCGATCTCGGACACCATCAGACCGTCCTGCTCCCACAACACGAGCATGACCACGTACTGCGGATAGGTGAGCCCCAGCTTGGCCAGCAGCGGCTTGTACAGCTTGGTCATGGCCAGCGAGGTGGAGTAGAGCGCAAAGCAGAGCTGGTTTTCCAGCATCAGTGCCTGGTCTGAAGTGATGTTCGTGTTTGGCATGGCGTTAATATAGTTCGCAATTAAATTGTGTGCAATTTGGTTGCTGAATTAACCCGTTGCTGATCAGGGGCATTGCGCGGTCCGTCGCACGTATGGCCTGTCCCTACAATGGCCGCTCGTGCCTGACGCACCGCACTCTCCATCGTGAAAGCCATTGTTCATGTCTTCTCTGCACATCTCCACCGCTTTTGATTCGGGCTCCATTGACGTCGTAAGCTGCGCCGACCCGCGCGACATCCAGTTGCACATCCGCAAGGACAGCGCGGCCGAATTTGCCCAGTGGTTTCACTTCAGTGTGCAGGGGGCTGCGGGCCAGCAGCTGGTGCTTCGGTTTCTGAATGCCGGCCAGTGTGCCTACCCCAAGGGCTGGGAAGGCTATAGCGTGATGGCCAGCCATGATCGCCAGCACTGGTTCCGTATCGACACCGAATTTGACGGCCAGGTAATGACGGCGCGCGTGCGGCCCGAAACCGGTTGCATCTATTTCGCCTATTTCGAGCCGTACTCCTGGGAGCAGCATCTGGACATGCTGGGCTCGGCGTCGGCTTCGCCTTTGGTGACGCAGGAGCATCTGGGGCTGACCGTGCAGGGGCGCGACATGACCCTGCTGCATGTCACCGATGGCGATAGCGGCACACCTCTGGCCGAGAAGAAAAACGTGTGGGTGATCGCCCGCCAACATCCCGGTGAGACCATGGCCGAGTGGTTTGTGGAAGGGCTGCTGGAACGCCTGCTGGACACGGCGGATTCCGTCAGCCGCACCCTGTTGCAGCAGTGCATCTTCCACGTGGTTCCCAACATGAATCCGGATGGCGCCGTGCTGGGCAATCTGCGTACCAATGCGGCGGGCGCCAACCTCAATCGCGAGTGGCTGGAGCCCAGCATGGAACGCTCGCCCGAGGTGTATCTGGTGCGCCAGAAAATGCTGGACACCGGTGTGGACCTGTGCCTGGACGTGCATGGCGACGAAGTACTTCCGTACAACTTCGTTGTGGGATCGGAAGGCACCAAGGACTACTCACCCCGCATTGCCGATCGCGAGAGCGTCTTCAAGGCGGCCTGGATGGCAAGCTGCCCCGACTTCCAGGACGAGAAGAACTACGGCCAAGTGGCGCCCGGTGCTGCCAACCCCACGCTGGCAACCAACTGGATTGCGCAGCAGTTTGGCTGCCTGGCCTTCACCATCGAGATGCCGTTCAAGGACAACGCCAACCTGCCCGACCCGCTGGTGGGCTGGAACGGAGAACGATCCCGCAGACTGGGGGCCAGCGTGCTGCAGGCGGTGCTGGCGGCGCTATAGCACCAGGTACCGGGTAAAAAACAAAAGGGGCCGAAAGGCCCCTTTTGCTTGGTCGCGCCGCGTACAGGTTTACACCAGCAATGCGTTGACGCGCTTCACGTACGCAGCCGGATCTTCCGGCAACCCGCCTTCGGCCAGCAGGGCCTGATCGAACAGGATGTGGGCCAGGTCGTTGAAATGCACGGAGCCGTCCAGCTTCTTCACCAGGGGGTGTTCGGCATTGACTTCGAGCACCGGCTTGACTTCGGGCGCAGATTGGCCAGCCTGCTTGAGCATGCGGGCGAGCTGCGTGCTCATGCCGTGGTCTTGCACCACCAGGCAGGCCGGGCTGTCCACCAGACGGGTGGTGACGCGCACGTCCTCGGCCTTGTCCTTGAGCGCTTCCTTGAGCTTGGCCAGCAACGGCTTGAAGGCCTCGGCGGCTTCTTCTGCGGCCTTCTTCTCGGCCTCGTCCTGCAGCTTGCCCAGGTCCACTGAGCCTTTGGCCACGCTTTGCAACGGCGTTCCATCGAAGTCATGCAGGTAGTTGAGCGCCCATTCGTCGACGCGGTCGGTCATCAGCAGCACTTCGATGCCCTTCTTCTTGAAGACTTCCAGCTGCGGGCTGTTCTTGGCGGCGGCCAGCGTGTCGGCGGTGATGTAGTAGATGGCCTCCTGGCCTTCCTTCATGCGCGCCTTGTAGTCCGCCAGGGACACGGCGGGCGTATCGCTCTGCGTACTGGCAAAGCGCAGCAGCTTGGCCAGACGATCCTTGTTACCGAAGTCCTCGCCCAGGCCTTCCTTGAGCACTGCGCCGAATTCGGCATAGAACTTGGTGTATTTGCCTTCCTTGGCCTTGTCTTCATCGGACAGCACGTCGGTCACGCCATCGGCGCCTGCAACCGGGGGCTTGTCGTACTTGGACAGGTCTTCCAGCATGGACAGCACACGCTTGGTGCAGCCTTCGCGGATAGCGCGCACGTCACGGCTTTCCTGCAGCAGTTCGCGGCTCACATTGAGCGGCAGGTCGGCGGAGTCCACCACGCCCTTGACGAAGCGCAGGTAGTTGGGCAATAGCGCTTCGGCGTCGTCCATGATGAAGACGCGCTTCACATACAGCTTGAGTCCGCCTTTCTTGTCGCGGTTCCACAGGTCCATGGGGGCCTTGGACGGGATGTAGAGCAGCTGGGTGTATTCGGTGCTGCCTTCCACACGGTTGTGGGTGTGGGCCAGCGGCGCTTCAAAGTCGTGGCTGATCTGCTTGTAGAAGTCGTCGTACTGTTCTTGGGTGACGTCCTTCTTGGCACGCGCCCAGATGGCGTTGGCCTTGTTGACAGTTTCCCACTCGCCGGTCTTGACCATGGCGCCGGGCTGGCGGCCACCGTTCTCGTCGCTGGGGTTGATCAGCTCGCCGTCTTTCCACTCTTCCTTTTCCATCTGGATGGGCAGGCTGATGTGGTCGGAATACTTGCTGATGATGCCCTTGACCTTCCAGCTCTGGGTGTAGTCCAGTGCGTCTTCGCGCAGGTGCAGGATGACGCTGGTGCCGCGTGCTTCGCGGGTGATGGTTTCCACCTCGAAGGCGCCGCCACCGCTGGCGCCGCCATCGCTCACCCAGCGCACGGCTTCGTCGGCCTTGAGACCGGCACGGCGGGATTCCACCGTGATCTTGTCGGCCACGATGAAGCCGGAGTAGAAGCCCACGCCGAACTGGCCGATCAGGTTGGAGTCTGCCTTCTGGTCGCCTGTGAGCTTGGAGACGAAGTCCTTGGTGCCGCTCTTGGCGATGGTGCCCAGGTTGTCGATGGCTTCCTGTTGGGAGAGACCAATGCCGTTGTCGGTGATGGTGAGGGTCTTGGCGTCCTTGTCCAGCACCACCTTGACCTTGAGTTCGGAATCGTTCTCGTACAGGGCGCTGTTGTTGATGGCCTCAAAGCGCAACTTGTCGCAGGCATCCGATGCGTTGGAGATCAGCTCGCGCAGAAAAATTTCCTTGTTGGAATACAGCGAGTGGGTCACCAGGTGCAGCAGTTGTGCAACTTCGGCCTGAAAGGAGAGGGTTTGCTTGCTCATAAATTCAATAGTTGTCCAAAACAGGGGATTTTGACGGTTCGATATGGCCCTGCGGCCAAAGCTCAGCGGATATGGGGCTGGTCAGCGACATTTCAAGGGCCTATGGGATTCGGCGATTTCATGCAAAATAGCACCATGGCAACCCCCCCAGACAAGTCCAAACCTGCTGATCCGCGGCGTGATGCGCCTGCCGCAAAAGAGCATTTTCTGGATCCCTTGCCGGTACCGGACGCCACGGAGAGCAATACCGATACCGCCTGGGGCTTGTGGGAGCACACCCTGCGTGCCCATGAGGAAGAGGTCAAGAAGGATTCCGAGACCGACTTTCAGGACACCGTGCCGTTCCAGCCACTGCCGGTCAAGAAAAGCTGACCGACGGTTTTCAGAATTTTTCGTGCGGCAACAGGTAGCGCCACTGGCCTACCGGCAAGTTGCCCAGCATCACGCGGCCAATGCGTACGCGCTTCAAGCCCACCACCTTCAGTCCCACCAGCTCGCACATGCGCCGGATCTGACGCTTCTTGCCTTCGGTCAAGACAAAGCGCAGTTGTTCGGGGTTCTGCCACTCTACCCGGGCGGGTTTGAGTTTCTGTCCGTCCAGGCTCAGGCCATTGCGCAATAACGCAAGCTTGTCGGCGGGAAAGACACTCTGCACATCGCTGCTGACGGGGTCGTCGTCATCAATCCGGCTCAGTTGCGTGGGGGCTGCCGGATAGGTGGCCGCTGCGGAAGTGGCAGCAGCCGCATTGTCTTTGCCGGTATAGACCACGCGCACCAGGTACTCTTTTTCCATGACGGCGTCTTCGCCAATCAACTGGCGCGCCACGCGGCCGTCCTGTGTCAGTACCAGCAGGCCGGTGGAGTCAATGTCCAGGCGCCCGGCAGGCACCAGGCTCTTG contains:
- a CDS encoding M48 family metalloprotease, with product MRLKWIAAALLVCTLIACGTAVVNPVSGETELSAMSEEQEVAEGAKGHQQVLQEYTVYNNPAVQNYVNALGQRLAAHSHRANLQWHFTVLDSPEINAFALPGGYVYVTRGIMAYMESEADLAGVIGHEIGHVTARHGAQRATSQQHAGLGVFAANILGLVLESQGVTGAGQMAGQVSQTVAAGYIASYGREQELQADGLGAEYLARNHYDPHNMVDVITVLKNQERYAVDVAKSEGRPAPTGGGWLASHPSNDQRLQQIKQTADSYGASSTYADDGRSRYLQVVAGLAFGESADQGLVRGRNFYHGGLNIAVTAPAAWTIQNESQQVALVNAATDAALLIKPVPPAVGKTHAEVIRNGFKPTQGKSEATTLNGLQATHFTGVRQNEQGQNLGLEFTLVSGPENHMYALQYAAKDAATLQANRSALREAESSFRAMTAQDRQAAKPWSIKLVPYPKGGFAELAKRSPLPHAEQQLRLVNGFYGGGEPKPGQLVKLVDAS
- a CDS encoding organic hydroperoxide resistance protein; this encodes MPTKLDKVLYTAHAHTVGGRDGRSVTDDGLLDVKLTLPKAMGGAGTGTNPEQLFAAGYSACFMGALKHVASLKKVAVPADAAIDASVDIGPIPAGFGIAARLVVSLPGLDRAVAQDLVDTAHQVCPYSNATRGNIEVELTLA
- a CDS encoding MarR family transcriptional regulator — encoded protein: MPNTNITSDQALMLENQLCFALYSTSLAMTKLYKPLLAKLGLTYPQYVVMLVLWEQDGLMVSEIGERLFLDSGTLTPLLKRLEASGLVTRVRDAGDERRVHIKLTAQGRALKAKAKPIPGCIAAQAQCDIPELLALNQQLKTLRQRLSA
- a CDS encoding M14-type cytosolic carboxypeptidase — its product is MSSLHISTAFDSGSIDVVSCADPRDIQLHIRKDSAAEFAQWFHFSVQGAAGQQLVLRFLNAGQCAYPKGWEGYSVMASHDRQHWFRIDTEFDGQVMTARVRPETGCIYFAYFEPYSWEQHLDMLGSASASPLVTQEHLGLTVQGRDMTLLHVTDGDSGTPLAEKKNVWVIARQHPGETMAEWFVEGLLERLLDTADSVSRTLLQQCIFHVVPNMNPDGAVLGNLRTNAAGANLNREWLEPSMERSPEVYLVRQKMLDTGVDLCLDVHGDEVLPYNFVVGSEGTKDYSPRIADRESVFKAAWMASCPDFQDEKNYGQVAPGAANPTLATNWIAQQFGCLAFTIEMPFKDNANLPDPLVGWNGERSRRLGASVLQAVLAAL
- the htpG gene encoding molecular chaperone HtpG, with translation MSKQTLSFQAEVAQLLHLVTHSLYSNKEIFLRELISNASDACDKLRFEAINNSALYENDSELKVKVVLDKDAKTLTITDNGIGLSQQEAIDNLGTIAKSGTKDFVSKLTGDQKADSNLIGQFGVGFYSGFIVADKITVESRRAGLKADEAVRWVSDGGASGGGAFEVETITREARGTSVILHLREDALDYTQSWKVKGIISKYSDHISLPIQMEKEEWKDGELINPSDENGGRQPGAMVKTGEWETVNKANAIWARAKKDVTQEQYDDFYKQISHDFEAPLAHTHNRVEGSTEYTQLLYIPSKAPMDLWNRDKKGGLKLYVKRVFIMDDAEALLPNYLRFVKGVVDSADLPLNVSRELLQESRDVRAIREGCTKRVLSMLEDLSKYDKPPVAGADGVTDVLSDEDKAKEGKYTKFYAEFGAVLKEGLGEDFGNKDRLAKLLRFASTQSDTPAVSLADYKARMKEGQEAIYYITADTLAAAKNSPQLEVFKKKGIEVLLMTDRVDEWALNYLHDFDGTPLQSVAKGSVDLGKLQDEAEKKAAEEAAEAFKPLLAKLKEALKDKAEDVRVTTRLVDSPACLVVQDHGMSTQLARMLKQAGQSAPEVKPVLEVNAEHPLVKKLDGSVHFNDLAHILFDQALLAEGGLPEDPAAYVKRVNALLV
- a CDS encoding pseudouridine synthase — protein: MTEPKAPPVFRRAAPPAGRAPIPAGQTNTAAIGPNGTVRLNKRMAELGMASRREADDWIAKGWVKVNGKVAEMGMQVLPDVRIEIDPKAKGQQANLVTVLINKPIGLVSGQAEDGHEPAITLVQPQNRWQDDNARFFFHPSQLKSLVPAGRLDIDSTGLLVLTQDGRVARQLIGEDAVMEKEYLVRVVYTGKDNAAAATSAAATYPAAPTQLSRIDDDDPVSSDVQSVFPADKLALLRNGLSLDGQKLKPARVEWQNPEQLRFVLTEGKKRQIRRMCELVGLKVVGLKRVRIGRVMLGNLPVGQWRYLLPHEKF